One Desulfobacterales bacterium DNA segment encodes these proteins:
- the lon gene encoding endopeptidase La, with product MSAGMDDFTERQDFDIPEELPMMAVRDVVVFNYMIIPLFVGRPTSVAAVNEALAKDKLLMLVTQKDATKEEPGQEDLYQVGMVSMIMRTLKLPDGRLKVLVQALSKARIREYVREDPHFSVKIEVVEEQEIDEITVETEALMRTVREQTEKLMSLRGVLSSDLVMIMNNIEEPGRLADLVGSNLHLKVAESQSVLETFGPIERLKLVAEFLRRELEVSTMQAKIQSEAKEEMSRSQREYYLREQIQALKKELGDVDDRSQELEDLRVQFTKRRMPRVVRDEALKQLKRLEVMHPDASEASIIRTYLDWLLDVPWRKSSRDRLDLKMAKKVLDADHYGLDKVKERIIEYLAVRKLNKSTKGPILCFVGPPGVGKTSLGQSIARALGRKFHRLSLGGMRDEAEIRGHRRTYIGAMPGRIIQGLKVVGTNNPVFMLDEIDKVGADYRGDPSSALLEVLDPEQNFSFSDHYLNLPCDLSKVMFITTANLTDTIPRPLMDRMEVIRLSGYTLEEKLEIARRYLLPRQLSENGITERQIKLGEEMIRKIITHYTRESGLRNLEREIGKVCRKVARRVAEGGKGPYTISNRTLDKYLGPPVFLPEFEQEAIDQPGLTTGLAWTEVGGEILYVETMVIKGRGNLTLTGQLGDVMKESARAALSYCRSRQEDLGVAEDYFEGIDIHVHVPAGAIPKDGPSAGVTIATSLYSALSKQKAASGIAMTGEITLRGRVLPIGGLKEKALAALRAGIKTVIIPDQNKKDLADIPKDIRAQMQFIPVKHMDEILALVFKDFKKRRKALIMKKKAMAGKKKKTG from the coding sequence ATGAGTGCCGGCATGGACGATTTCACCGAACGGCAGGATTTTGATATACCGGAAGAGCTGCCGATGATGGCGGTCCGGGATGTGGTGGTTTTCAATTACATGATCATCCCCCTGTTCGTGGGCCGGCCGACCTCGGTGGCCGCGGTCAACGAGGCCCTGGCCAAGGACAAGCTGCTGATGCTGGTGACCCAGAAGGATGCCACCAAGGAGGAGCCGGGCCAGGAAGATCTGTACCAGGTGGGCATGGTGAGCATGATCATGCGGACCCTCAAGCTGCCGGACGGCCGGCTCAAGGTACTGGTCCAGGCCCTGTCCAAGGCCCGGATCAGGGAGTATGTCCGGGAGGACCCCCATTTCTCGGTCAAGATCGAGGTGGTCGAGGAGCAGGAGATCGACGAGATCACCGTGGAGACCGAGGCCCTGATGCGGACGGTGCGCGAGCAGACCGAGAAGTTGATGTCCCTGCGCGGGGTGCTTTCGTCTGACCTGGTGATGATCATGAACAACATCGAGGAGCCGGGCCGGCTGGCCGACCTGGTCGGTTCCAACCTCCATCTCAAGGTGGCTGAGTCCCAGTCGGTCCTGGAGACCTTTGGCCCGATAGAGCGGTTGAAGCTGGTTGCCGAGTTTCTCCGCCGCGAACTGGAGGTCTCCACCATGCAGGCCAAGATCCAGTCCGAGGCCAAGGAGGAGATGAGTCGCTCGCAGCGGGAGTATTATCTCCGGGAACAGATCCAGGCCCTGAAAAAGGAACTGGGTGATGTGGATGACCGATCCCAGGAACTGGAGGATCTGCGGGTCCAGTTTACCAAGCGGCGGATGCCGCGGGTGGTCAGGGACGAGGCCTTGAAACAGCTCAAACGGCTGGAGGTGATGCACCCTGATGCCTCGGAGGCATCGATTATCCGGACCTACCTCGACTGGCTGCTGGATGTGCCCTGGCGCAAATCGAGCCGGGACCGGCTTGATCTGAAGATGGCCAAGAAGGTGCTGGATGCCGATCATTACGGCCTGGACAAGGTCAAGGAGCGGATCATTGAGTATCTGGCGGTGCGTAAGTTGAACAAGTCCACCAAGGGGCCGATTCTCTGTTTCGTCGGTCCTCCCGGGGTGGGCAAGACCTCGCTGGGTCAGTCAATCGCCCGGGCCCTGGGGCGCAAGTTTCATCGGCTGTCACTGGGCGGGATGCGCGACGAGGCCGAGATCCGTGGCCACCGGCGGACCTATATCGGCGCCATGCCCGGCCGGATCATCCAGGGGTTGAAGGTAGTGGGCACCAACAATCCGGTATTCATGCTCGATGAGATCGACAAGGTGGGGGCCGACTATCGGGGCGATCCCTCGTCAGCCCTGCTGGAGGTCCTTGATCCAGAGCAGAATTTCAGCTTTTCCGATCATTACCTCAACCTGCCCTGCGATTTGTCCAAGGTGATGTTCATCACCACCGCCAACCTCACCGACACCATCCCGCGGCCGCTGATGGACCGGATGGAGGTTATCCGGTTGTCCGGCTACACCCTGGAGGAGAAACTGGAAATAGCCCGCCGCTACCTGCTGCCCCGGCAATTGAGCGAGAACGGGATCACCGAGCGCCAGATCAAACTGGGTGAAGAGATGATCAGGAAGATCATCACCCATTATACCCGTGAATCCGGTCTGAGAAATCTGGAGCGGGAGATCGGCAAGGTCTGCCGCAAGGTGGCCCGGCGGGTTGCCGAGGGCGGAAAAGGACCTTATACCATCTCCAACCGGACCCTGGACAAGTATCTGGGGCCGCCGGTTTTTCTGCCCGAGTTCGAGCAGGAGGCCATTGATCAGCCGGGTCTGACCACCGGCCTGGCCTGGACCGAGGTGGGCGGCGAGATCCTCTATGTGGAAACCATGGTGATCAAGGGCCGCGGCAATCTTACCCTTACCGGCCAGCTGGGTGACGTGATGAAGGAATCGGCCCGGGCCGCCCTGAGCTACTGCCGGTCCCGCCAGGAGGACCTGGGGGTGGCTGAGGATTATTTCGAGGGGATTGATATCCATGTCCACGTGCCGGCCGGGGCCATACCCAAGGACGGGCCTTCGGCAGGGGTGACCATTGCCACCTCCCTCTATTCCGCCCTGTCCAAACAGAAGGCCGCCTCGGGAATTGCGATGACCGGCGAGATTACCCTGCGCGGCCGGGTACTCCCGATCGGCGGGCTCAAGGAAAAGGCGCTCGCCGCCTTGCGGGCCGGGATCAAGACGGTGATTATTCCGGATCAGAACAAAAAGGACCTGGCCGATATCCCCAAGGATATCCGGGCCCAGATGCAGTTCATCCCGGTAAAGCACATGGACGAGATTCTGGCCCTGGTGTTTAAGGATTTCAAGAAACGCAGGAAAGCGCTCATAATGAAGAAAAAAGCAATGGCCGGTAAAAAGAAGAAGACCGGGTAA
- the mltG gene encoding endolytic transglycosylase MltG → MDRDLSTSDETKTGGNAAAAPPSFLKWILPFLVGIPLLWAVWLACHAFIPVNGGPVTVVIPQATGLARIEKILAAHGVIRGNTPLVILAAITGKGRRLKAGEYLFPAGRTPLQVLDLLVSGRVLYRPVTIPEGMNQYQVADILARDGWVDRDRFLARCRDPGFIRKLGLDVNDLEGYLFPDTYLLSRGQQDEGGIIRLMVAGNQRVLARLLEQYPQENGMSRHQILTLASIVEKETGRPGERPLVARVFLNRLRLGMRLQADPTVRYGLLLSRKEWGRLTRQDLEQPTPYNTYLIKGLPPGPICNPGRAAIAAVLAPATESYLYFVARNDGSHYFSRSLAEHNRAVARYQKTGR, encoded by the coding sequence ATGGACCGGGACCTCTCCACGTCGGATGAAACGAAAACTGGCGGAAACGCGGCCGCGGCGCCGCCCTCTTTTTTAAAGTGGATCCTGCCCTTTCTGGTGGGGATTCCGCTTCTCTGGGCGGTCTGGCTTGCCTGCCATGCCTTTATTCCGGTCAATGGCGGGCCGGTCACGGTGGTCATTCCCCAGGCCACCGGCCTGGCCCGGATCGAGAAGATCCTGGCCGCCCATGGGGTGATCCGCGGGAATACCCCCTTGGTTATCCTGGCCGCGATCACCGGCAAGGGCCGTCGGCTCAAGGCCGGTGAATATCTTTTTCCGGCCGGCCGGACACCGCTCCAGGTGCTTGATCTGCTCGTCTCGGGCCGGGTCTTATACCGGCCGGTGACCATTCCCGAGGGGATGAACCAATATCAGGTGGCGGATATCCTGGCCAGGGACGGCTGGGTGGACCGGGACCGTTTCCTGGCCCGGTGCCGCGATCCCGGGTTTATCCGCAAACTGGGCCTGGATGTCAATGACCTGGAGGGATATCTTTTTCCGGACACCTATCTGCTCTCCCGCGGCCAGCAGGATGAGGGCGGAATCATCAGGCTGATGGTGGCCGGGAACCAGCGGGTCCTTGCCCGGCTTCTCGAACAGTACCCGCAAGAAAACGGTATGTCCCGGCACCAGATTCTCACCCTGGCCTCGATCGTGGAAAAGGAGACCGGCCGGCCCGGGGAACGGCCGCTGGTGGCCCGGGTTTTTCTCAACCGGCTCCGGTTGGGGATGCGTCTCCAGGCCGATCCGACGGTGCGTTACGGTCTGTTGTTGAGCCGGAAGGAGTGGGGGCGGTTGACCCGGCAGGACCTTGAACAACCGACGCCGTACAATACCTATCTGATCAAGGGACTGCCGCCCGGGCCGATCTGTAATCCGGGCCGGGCGGCCATTGCCGCGGTACTGGCGCCGGCCACGGAGTCCTATCTCTATTTTGTCGCCAGGAACGACGGCAGCCATTATTTTTCCAGGAGCCTGGCCGAGCATAACCGGGCCGTGGCCCGTTATCAGAAGACAGGGAGATGA